The Drosophila sechellia strain sech25 chromosome 2R, ASM438219v1, whole genome shotgun sequence nucleotide sequence AAAAGCCCTCGCCTTTCCTGCACACTTCGGCCAATTGATGAAGTTTTGGATCCACTGGACCAGCTGGTCGTTTgctggctgttgttgttgttgggaaACTGTTGATTCGGGTTTGGGATGCACTTGGGTATTCGATGGCGTCCACTGGTGAGGTCACACTAAATTCGATGTGACCAGGTTTAATGCAGTTTGGTGGGAAGTTCAAAAATGTTACACTTTTTAGCCAGCTTAAAAAGCTTGTTATTACCTCTGTATCATAAGAATGTGTATTAAACTACTATAATTAGGATGCAAGATCTAATTTAATACCAGATTTTAACAATCAATAGTATCCTCTTTAAGTGTTTCCtataataaacatttatttttaaatcaaagAAGAGCTGCgcttgtttttatatttatattgtaAAACCAAACCTCATACAAAGTGCATTAAGCATAAATAACATTGAGAAAATGTTGAACTATGTGGGAATATTCCTCGGCTTCTTAAAGCAGTCCAAACAGGTAGTAAAGGACGGGCAGGACAAGAGCTGCTTTAGCCGTCGAGATTCCGGTGAGGCACACGATCAACTTGAAGACTCCATACCAAAATGACAGCTGCAGCGCCACATGAAGACCCAGGAGACTAGAAAAGGTAAGGGTTAGTATGGTAACTTACAAAGAATTATTTACGATATTTACATTTTGTCCTTGCGGCGCGCTTTCTCTAGGTTCTTGATAGGCTCCTTGCTAAGATACTGGCGCACGCCCAGGATCGTGTTGGAAAAGTACTCATCCCACGCCAGCTCCCCGATGTCGATGAAGAACTTCTTCTTGTCCACTATGTTCAAGGTCTTCGATAGCGCCAATAGACGCTTGCTATCAAAGTGCCATTCGGTGAAGATGAACTTTTCCAGGGTATTCAGTGAGTTCCAGACGTTCTTGTGCAGACGAACCAAGCTAAAAGTTAATTGAAATCATGTAGTTTACTAGGAAATAGGCGTACCAAATGTATGCTTACATGGGCCTGCCGCCTCCAATTTTCGTGACCAGATCCAGGATAATAGCAGGTATGAAATGGAACAGAATGGCGCTCAGTCGGAAGACCCAGAGGCTCTTGACCAGACGCAGGTTGGGATACCAGACGGCACTGTTCAGAGGATAGTCGTGTAGGTAGCTGTTGATCTTGTCCGTCATCAGCTCGAATCGGAAGGGTTTGTATGTGCTGGAGGTCAGGTGGAAGATCTGCAGATCGGCCGGGCGTCCTCCGTTCTTCGCCTGCAGCGAGTTGACATAGTAGCCAGTGGTTATGATGCCATTGACCACCACATCGATGGGTATGTAGTCCATGATGATGCTGGGATCCAAAGGAAGGCGACGCAGTACGCCCTTAGAGGCGCCCATGAAGAAGCCCTGGGGACCGTTCTTCGAAATGGTCCATCCGGGAATGGGTTCCTTCCACGCGGCAGTGACTTTAGCATGTAACAAAGAATCATTGGTTTCTGGAAGAAAGTTAATAGTCTACCTAATACTCACTCATACTCGGACGAACGATGCCACAGGGGAACTTGCTGGCCACATTGGCCACCTCGTGCTCCGCCAAATGCTTCGTAAAGGTATAGGTATTGGGGTGATCCTTCAGAAGTCTGGGAGATGATAATTCATTATTTATAAGAATAAACCCTTTAGTTTTTTAAGAGCCACTCACTTTGGTTCCAGTTCCTTGAGGGCATCATCGTTGAGCGTCTCCGAGAGCTGGATGATCTTCTCGGGATCTTCGGGCGCGGGATAAAGCTTCTCCTCGACCTTGGTCAAATAGGCATTCACATAGGCGCTGGACACATGGACCAAAGCATCCAGGTTCTTGATCTGCTGGCACAGCTCCACCACTCGACGAGTGCCCCGCAAGTTGATGTTGGTGGTCTCCTTCAGGGATTGGAAGAAGTCCAAGGTGGCAGCCGAGTGAAAGACGACGTTAACGTTGTCGATCAGGGTCTGGCGATCCTTCGGCGAGATGCCCAGATGCTCCAAGCCCACATCGCCCTCGATGGGCACGATCTTGGAGAGACGCGactccagct carries:
- the LOC6609468 gene encoding putative fatty acyl-CoA reductase CG8306 is translated as MASSPITDFYAGRNVFITGATGFVGVTIVEKLLRDVPNVGTLYLLMRAKKGKSVQERLEELKKNSVFDKFKELQLESRLSKIVPIEGDVGLEHLGISPKDRQTLIDNVNVVFHSAATLDFFQSLKETTNINLRGTRRVVELCQQIKNLDALVHVSSAYVNAYLTKVEEKLYPAPEDPEKIIQLSETLNDDALKELEPKLLKDHPNTYTFTKHLAEHEVANVASKFPCGIVRPSMITAAWKEPIPGWTISKNGPQGFFMGASKGVLRRLPLDPSIIMDYIPIDVVVNGIITTGYYVNSLQAKNGGRPADLQIFHLTSSTYKPFRFELMTDKINSYLHDYPLNSAVWYPNLRLVKSLWVFRLSAILFHFIPAIILDLVTKIGGGRPILVRLHKNVWNSLNTLEKFIFTEWHFDSKRLLALSKTLNIVDKKKFFIDIGELAWDEYFSNTILGVRQYLSKEPIKNLEKARRKDKILLGLHVALQLSFWYGVFKLIVCLTGISTAKAALVLPVLYYLFGLL